The segment GAAACCTAAATATATTTCTTTATCATTGTGAGCTTTTAAATTTAACCTTGCAGTAGCAAGTACTCCTGAGAGTAAAAAGGCTATTATTATAATTAAAATATAATTCTTTGAGTATGTTATTCCTAAAACGATAAAGAACCCTGTAAAAATACCTAATGATAATAAATGGATACTTGTTTTAAATTGAAAAGAAAATAGAATGTAAATAAAAACTAACCCTGTAGTGGTAGCATAGAACAATAGTCCTATATCTCTTATATTAGATACGTTGTACAACGTGTTTCCTAATAAGTAGAACAACACAATCATCATTGCAACAGGTATTTTCCTTTCTTTAATACTAGTAACGTTAAACGATTTTATGAGTTTTATCTTTTTAAATAATATTAAAATAAATAAAGGGATAAGATATGTTGTAACAAATATTAGAACTAAAACACTTAGTTCTTGTTTACTTCCAAGGTTATTAGGTAGTAATAAGAAATAGAGAAGTATACCTATTGTAGGAATTACAATGGGATGTAAAATTACAGATATATACTTATAAAACTTCATTAAATCTCTTTACGTAAACGTGCTACAGGTAAATCTAATTGCTCTCTATATTTAGCAACAGTTCTTCTAGCAATTGGATACCCTTTTTCTTTTAAAATATTTGCTAGTTTTTCATCAGTTAATGGTTTCTTTTTATTTTCTTCTAAAATTACAGTTTCAAGTATTTTTTTAATTTCTTTTGTAGAAACATCTTCACCTTGGTCATTTTTCATTGATTCCGAAAAGAATTCTTTAATCAATTTTGTGCCATAAGGTGTAGAAACATATTTGCTATTTGCAACTCTAGAAACCGTAGAAACATCCATCTGAATTTTATCTGCAATATCTTTTAATATCATAGGTTTTAACTTGCGTTCATCACCAGTTAAAAAATAATCATATTGATAATGCATAATTGTATTCATGGTTACAAATAAAGTTTGCTGACGTTGTTTAATTGCGTCAATAAACCATTTTGCAGAATCTAATTTTTGCTTAATAAAAAATACTGCATCTTTTTGCGACTTACTTTTTATAGTAGATTCTTGATACCCTTTTAACATATTGTTATATTCTCTAGAAATATGTAATTCAGGCGCATTTCTAGAGTTTAAAGTAAGATCTAATTCGCCATCTATGATTTTAATAGAAAAATCGGGTACTATTTGTTCTGCAATTTTATTATTACCTGCATATGAACTACCAGGTTTAGGGTTTAATTTAGAAATCTCTTTATTAATTTCTTTTAATTCATCTTCAGAAATATTAAATTTTTCTTGAAGCTTAACATAATGTTTCTTAACAAAGTGGTCAAAAGCAGATTCTAATACATCTATAGATAAACTTCTAATTTTATTACTTTCTTTAGATTTTAATTGATTGATAAGACATTCTTTTAAATTTCTTGCTCCAACTCCTACTGGATCTAGCGTATGTACAACATCCTTTAAGATAGAAATTACTTTTTCTTCAGTTGTAAATACATTTGCAGTAAAAGCTAAGTCATCTACTAAATCAATAATTTCTCTTCTAATGTATCCACTATCATCTATACTTCCAACTAAGAATTCTGCAATAGAACGTTCTTCATCGTTTAAACGAAATGTATTTAATTGGTTTTTTAAAGACTGATGAAAAGTAGTTCCAGATGCATAAGGCATTGATTTTTCTTCATCATCTGCAGAATAATTGTTTGCTTGAGTTTTGTAGCTAGGAGTGTCATCATCACTTAAATACTCATCAATATTTATATCATCTGCATCTGTTTTTTCAGTACCCTCATCATCAAATTCATTAGATAAATCCTCGTCAAAAGAGTCAGATTCATCTTTACCAGTATCTAGTGCTGGATTTTCCTCAATCTCTTGTTTTAAACGTTCTTCAAAAGCCTGTGTTGGCAATTGAATTAGTTTCATCAACTGAATTTGTTGAGGAGATAATTTTTGTAAGAGTTTATATTGTAAACCTTGTTTTAGCATAGAATTAAAGATACAAAAATCTAATTAAAATTCTGCGTTTTGTGGCGTTCTTGGAAACGGAATTACGTCTCTAATATTTCCCATTCCTGTTGTAAATTGAACCAAACGTTCAAAACCTAAACCAAAACCAGAATGAACTGCCGTACCAAATTTACGTAAATCTAAATACCACCAAACTTCTTTTTCATCAATTCCCATGGCTTTAATTTTTTCAAGTAAAACATCATAGCGTTCTTCTCTTTGAGAACCACCAACAATTTCACCAATTCCAGGAAATAAAACATCCATAGCTCTTACTGTTTTTCCATCATCATTTAAACGCATGTAAAATGCTTTAATATCTGCAGGATAATCAAATAAAATTACGGGGCATTTAAAGTGTTTTTCAACTAAAAAACGCTCGTGTTCAGATTGTAAATCTACTCCCCATTCATTAATTGGATATTGAAATTTCTTCTTTTTATTTGGTTTTGAATTACGTAAAATATCAATAGCTTCAGTATATGAAACACGTTTAAAGTTATTATCTATAACAAATTTTAGTTTTTCTAACAAACTCATATCGCTTCTTTCAGCTTGAGGTTTGCTTTTTTCTTCTTGCGTTAAACGTTGGTCTAAGAAAGCCAAATCATCTTTACAGTGTTCTAAAGCATAACTTAAAACAGATTTAATAAAGTCTTCAGATAAATCCATGTTTCCATCTAAATCCATAAATGCAACTTCTGGTTCTATCATCCAAAACTCAGCCAAATGACGTGTTGTATTTGAGTTTTCTGCTCTAAAAGTAGGTCCAAAAGTATACGCTTTACCTAAAGCCATTGCAAAGGTTTCTGCTTCTAATTGTCCAGAAACAGTTAAGTTTGTTTCTTTTCCAAAAAAATCTTTAGAAAAATCTATTTTGCCATCTTCTGTTACTGGAGCTTTGTTGTCTTCAAAATTGGTAACTCTAAACATTTCACCTGCTCCTTCAGCATCAGAACCAGTAATAATTGGCGTATTTACATAGTTAAATCCGTTTTCTTGAAAATATTTATGAACCGCAAAAGAGAGTTTAGAACGTACACGCATTATAGCGCCAAATGTGTTTGTTCTTACACGTAAATGTGCATTTTCTCTTAAAAATTCGAAACTATGTTTTTTAGGCTGAATAGGATATTCATCAGGATTACAATCACCAAGAATTTCAATTTCTGAAACTTGAATTTCCACAGATTGACCTTTTCCTTGACTCTCTGCTAATATCCCTTTAATAGAAATTGCAGCACCAGTTGTAATTCTTTTTAGTATTTCTTCTGATGTGTTTTCAAAATCGATAACACATTGAATATTATTAATTGTTGAACCATCATTTATAGCAATAAAACGATTACTTCTAAAAGTTCTAACCCAACCTTTTAAATGTACTTCTTGTAAAAATGCATCTGATTTTAATATTTCGGCAACGTTTCTTTTCATCATCTTTAATATATTATTATGCGAATAAAGTCTTTTATGTAAAGAAACAAAGATAATTTATTTTTCTTTGTTTTTTTCTTCCTTTGGGGGGAAAATTTTCATTGCAGGCTCTTTAAAAACTTTCTTATTTGCTATTTTCTTTTCAAAAGTTAATAGTAATGAAGGTAATAAAAGTAAATTAGAAACCATTGCTAATAAAAGTGTAACGGAGACTAATCCTCCTAATGCTATTGTGCCTCCAAAACTAGAAAGTGTAAACACTAAAAAGCCAAAAAATAGAACAATTGAAGTATAAAACATACTTACACCTGTTTCACGTAAAGCGGAGTACACTGAAGGTTTTATTCGCCATTTATTTGCAATTAACTCTTGTCTGTATTTTGCTAAAAAGTGAATCGTATCATCTACAGAAATTCCAAATGCAATACTAAACACTAAAATTGTGGATGGTTTTATAGGAATATCTAAAAAGCCCATTAAACCCGCTGTAATTAAAAGTGGTAACATATTTGGAATAAGTGAAATCAAAATCATCTGAGGAGATCTAAACATCCAAGCCATAAAAATTGCAATTAATAAAATGGCTAATGATAATGATATTACTAAATTTTTGATTAAATAATTTGTTCCCTTTATAAAAACCAAAGCTTTTCCTGTAACAGAAACAGTATAATTTTCTGAAGGAAATTCCTTATTAATAACAGTCTTTAATCGCTCTTGAATAACATCCATTTTTTCAGTTCCAATGTCTTTCATAAACGTAGTAATTCTTGCATAACGTCCCGTAGAGTCTACGAAGCTTTTTAGCATTCCTGCATTGCTATCAGAGTTTTTGGTATAAGAAAAAATATAACTTTGTTCTTGACTTGTAGGTAGTTGATAATATTTTGGATTTCCTTTATAATAGGCCTGTTTAGAGTATTTTACCAAGTTAACAACAGAGATGGGTTTAGATAATTCAGGAAAATTTTCAATAACTTCATTAATTTTATCCATCTTTTTTAAGGTGGATAACTTCATAACTCCTTTATCTTTCTTTGTGTCAATTAAAATTTCTAAAGGCATAATACCACCAAACTCTTTTTCAAAGAATTTTATGTCTTTATAAAACTCTAAACCTTTTGGCATGTCTTCTATTAAACTTCCAGAAACTCTAATTTGATAAACCCCAATTATACCTAAAATAATAAAAAGTACTGTAGCAAAATAAATAGTAATACGTTGCTTTTTCACCATAGATTCCATCCAGTTTACAACATTTTCTATCCACTTTCTTTCAAGGTGATTTAAATGTTTTTTCTTAGGCAGCGGCATAAAACTGTAGATAATAGGAATTATCAATAGCGCTAAAATAAAAATACTAATAATATTTACGGAAGCTAGAATACCAAATTCTCTAAGTAAGCTACTTTTTACAAAAACAAAAGTTGCAAAACCAGATGCAGTGGTAATATTTGTCATTAAAGTAGCATTTCCAATTTTGGAAATTACACGTTGCAGCGATTTTGCTTGATTACCGTGCTTTTTTACTTCTTGCTGGTATTTATTGATGAGAAATACTGCATTAGGAACTCCAATAACAATTATTAAGGGAGGAATTAGCGCAGATAATACTGTGATTTCATATCGGAATAAACCAATAAAACCAAATGCCCAAACAACCCCAATTAAGACCACCAAAAGTGTTATGAAAGTTGCTCTAAAAGACCTGAAAAAGAAGAAGAAAATAACTGCAGTAATGCCTAAGGCACCACCAACAAACAGTATAATTTCATCTTGTATGTTTTGTGCATTTAAAGTTCTTATATAGGGCATTCCAGATACACGAACATCTAAATTAGTATCTTTCTCAAACTGTTTTATGGTTGGCTTTAATACATCAAAAATGAAATCTCTACGTTTTGGAGTATTTATAATCTCTTTTTTTATATAAATAGCAGTTTGTAGTGTTCCTGTTTCTTTATTGTAAAGTAAATTATCGTAAAATGGGAGTTTCTCAAAAAGTTGTTTCTTAATTTCTAAAACTTCTTCTGATGTTGTAGGATCTCCTTCGTACAAAGGTTCTAGAACAAATTTTCTATTTTTTCTATCTGCTTTTAATTTTTGAACATCAGCAATAGATAATGTGAAATCAATTTCATCTAGCTCCTCAAACTTTTTTACTAAATTATTCCAAGCATTAAATTTTTTGGGTGTGAAAACCGTAGAATCTTTAACGCCTAGTATGACTAAATTTCCTTCTTCTCCAAAAATTTCTAGAAATTTATTATACTCCAAGTTTGCTTCATGATCTTCTGGTAAAAGATTTGCTTCTGTATATGAGAATTTCATATACTTCATTTGAGAAGCTAAAAAACCTGTTATAATGGCAATTATTAATAGTACCAAATAACGGTTTCTTAAGATAATACCAGCAACTTTAGTCCAGAAATTCATTTAGAAAAATTTTATGCAAAGGTAATTAAATTGTATTCGTGTTTAAACAAAAAAAGAGTGTTGTTAAACACCCTTTTTTTATGATAAATGGTTTTTTTAAACCTTCATTATGTCTACTTCTTTTAAAGAAAATTTTGCCTCAATGTCTTTTACATGAGCATCTGTTAATTTTTGTACATCATCTTCTGCTATCTTCTTCATATCATCAGATATGTCTGCTTTCTTTATGTCGTTATTTGCATCTTTACGTGCGTTTCTAATACCAACTTTAGCATGTTCGGCTTCAGCCTTAGCTTGTTTTGCTAAATCCCTTCTTCGTTCTTCTGTTAATGGCGGAACATTAATCATAATAATATCACCATTGTTCATTGGGTTAAAACCTAAATTTGCTAATTGAATTGCTTTTTCAATTTCTTGCAGCATATTTTTCTCCCAAGGTTGAATGCTAATTGTTCTAGGATCTGGTGTGCTTACGTTGGCAATTTGACTTAAAGGAGTTTGTGCTCCATAATAATTCACCATAACATTTATTAACATTGATGGTGATGCTTTACCAGCTCTAATAGCACGTAATTCTTTTGTTAAATGCTCTATGGCATTATTCATTGCTTCTTTAGCAGTGTCTAGTATAAATTCAGTTTCTTCGTTCACCTTCAGTAATAATTTTAAAGATTATGATTATTTATTATTAACAATTGTACCAATGTTTTCTCCAGAAATAAGTTTCATTAAATTTCCGTTTGTATTCATATCAAATACTATAATTGGTAAATTATTTTCTTCACTTAATGTAAAAGCAGTCATATCCATTACTTTTAATCCTTTCTGAATAACTTCTTTAAAGGTAATTGTATCAAATTTTACTGCATCTTTATTTTTTTCTGGATCTGAGCTATAAACTCCATCCACTCTTGTCCCTTTTAAAATTGCATCGGCACTAATTTCAATAGCTCTTAATACGGCAGCTGTATCAGTTGTAAAATAAGGATTACCTGTTCCTGCGCCAAAAATAACAACTCTTCCTTTTTCTAAGTGCCTAATTGCTTTTCTCTTTATATAAGGTTCTGCAACTTCTTTTATCTCTAAAGCAGTTTGTAACCTTGTCTTAACGTCTTCTGCTTCTAGCGCACTTTGCAGTGCTAATCCATTGATACAAGTTGCAAGCATGCCCATGTGATCTCCTTGCACTCTGTCCATCCCATTGGCTGCACCAGCAACTCCTCTAAAAATATTTCCACCACCAATTACGATGGCAACTTCAATTCCTTTTTCTACTACTTGTTTTATTTCTTTTGCATATTCTGAAAGACGTTTTGGATCGATTCCATATTGTCTTTCACCCATTAATGCTTCTCCACTTAATTTTAATAGAATTCTTTTGTATTGCATAGTTTTGTTGAAAGTTATGCAAAATTACGTTTTTTTTTTGATTTTTAATTTTTTGAGAAAAAAAAACCTCGCAAAGTTGCGAGGTTTTAATAATTTTTAAATTTCTACTTTCATAGAAATAATAGAATCGTTTATCCTAAAGTAACTCTTTTAAAGATACTTACTTCAACATCACCAAACGTTTTAACATATTGTGCAACATTTTTCTTGTCATCTTTAATAAAAGCTTGGTCTAAAAGACATTGCTCCATATCTAAAGTAGTGTTGTCAGAAATGAATCTTTCCATTTTTCCTGGTAAAATTCTATCCCAGATTTTTTCTGGTTTTCCTTCAGCAGCTAATTCAGCTTTTGCAACTTCTTCAGCTTTTGCTAATACTTCTTCAGATAGTTGAGACATAGAAATATACTGAGGTACATTTTTAAGTGTTTTACCTAATCTACCTAACTCAATATTGTCTTTTTCTATTACAGCAATTCTAGCTTCAGTTTCTGCAGCTACAAATGCAGCGTCAAAATCTTTATAAGATAAAGTTGTTGCTCCCATAGAAGCAACTTGCATTGCAACATCTTTAGCTAATTCTTCTGCATTGTCTACCGTAGCAGATAAACCTACTAAAGCAGCAATTTTACCAATGTGTGTATAAGCACCAACATATGCAGCTTCAACTTTTTCAAAAGCTGTTATGTCTAACTTTTCACCAATAACACCAGTTTGCTCTATTAATTTTTCTGCAACAGTCATTCCACCAAAATCCGCAGTTAAAAAAGATTCTTTATCAGAATAATTTAAAGCGATGTCTGCAAATTCACCACCTAAAGCTACGAAAGATTCGTTTTTACCAACAAAGTCAGTTTCACAAGCTAAAACAATAGCAACTCCAGCAGTTTTACTGTCGTTAATTCTTGTTACAGCTACACCTTCTGTAGATTCTCTATCAGCTCTTTTTGCAGCAATTTTTTGACCTTTTTTACGTAAAACGTCTATTGCTTTGTCAAAGTTTCCTTCTGCTTCTACTAATGCCTTTTTACAGTCCATCATTCCAGCTCCAGTTGCTTCTCTTAATTTTTTAACATCAGCAGCACTTACTTTTACCATGTCACTTATTTGTTTTTATAGAAATCTAAGTTCCTATATTGTTAATTGTAATTATTTAGTTTCTTTAGCAGGAGTTTCAGTAGCTTCAACTTTAGGAGCTGCTTCTTTAGTCTCTTCAGCTTTCGCTTCTTCAACTTTAGGAGCTGCTACTTCTTTAGTTTCTTCAGCTTTCGCTTCTTTAACCTTAGGAGTTGCTACTTCTTTAGTTTCTTTAACTTTTTCTTTATCTGCTTTTCTATCTGATAAACCTTCTGCAATTGCATTTGTTACAAAAGATAATACTTTGTCTATAGACTTAGAAGCATCATCGTTTGCAGGTATTACATAATCTACTAATCTAGGATCAGAGTTTGTATCTACCATTGCAAAAATAGGAATGTTTAATTTTTGAGCTTCTGCAACTGCAATGTGCTCTTTTTTGATGTCAACTATAAATAATGCACCAGGTAAACGAGTCATATCTGAAATAGAACCTAAATTCTTTTCTAATTTCTCTCTCTGACGATTAATTTGTAATTTCTCTCTTTTAGACAATGCATCAAAAGAACCATCTTGCTTCATTCTATCAATTAAAGCCATTTTTTTAACAGCTTTTCTAATAGTTACAAAGTTAGTTAACATACCACCTGGCCATCTTTCTGTAATGAAAGGCATGTTTACTGCTTTTGCTTTTTCAGCAACAATATCTTTTGCTTGTTTTTTTGTTGCAACAAATAAAATTTTACGTCCAGAGTTTGCAATTTTTTGCAAAGCTTCAGAAGATTCTTCTATTTTAGCTGCAGTTTTATACAAGTCAATGATGTGAACACCATTACGCTCTGTATAAATGTATGGAGCCATGTTAGGGTTCCATTTTCTAGTAAGGTGTCCAAAGTGTACACCATTATCTAATAATTCTTTAATGTTTACGTTTGCCATTTTTTAAATGTGTTTACTTTCTGTTTTGAAATCAATGTATAAGTAGTCTTTCGAGTCTTATATATTTAGATGCTAAACTGTTTAATATTAATTTATATAACAGTTCTCGATATAATAATTTGCAGAAATAAATCTGTAAAATATTAACGTTTCGAGAATTGAAATTTCTTACGTGCTTTTTTCTGACCGAATTTCTTACGTTCAACCATTCTAGGGTCACGAGTTAATAATCCTTCTGGTTTCAAGATTATTCTATGATCTGCATCAATAGAAACTAATGCTCTTGTAATTGCCAAACGAATTGCTTCAGCTTGTCCAGTTACACCACCACCATAAACATTTACCTTAATATCATAAGATTCTAAGTTTTCTGTTAACATTAATGGTTGTTGAACTTTATATTGTAAAGTTGCAATAGGGAAATAGTCTTTGTAATCTTTTTTGTTTACAGTAATATTTCCTTTTCCTTCTGAAAGATAAATACGAGCTACAGCCGTTTTTCTTCTACCGATTTTGTGTACTATATCCATTATTTTAAATCGTTAAAGTTAATAGCTTTAGGCTCTTGACCTCCTTGTTTGTGCTCTCCACCTGCATATACATACAAGTTTCTGAATAGCGCTGCTCCTAAAATATTTTTAGGTAACATTCCTTTTACTGCTTTTTCGATTAATCTTGTAGGATCTTTCTCAAACATTTCTGTTGCAGTTAATGATCTCTGTCCTCCTGGATAACCCGTGTGACGGATGTAAGACTTCTCAGTCC is part of the Polaribacter sp. SA4-10 genome and harbors:
- the asnS gene encoding asparagine--tRNA ligase gives rise to the protein MMKRNVAEILKSDAFLQEVHLKGWVRTFRSNRFIAINDGSTINNIQCVIDFENTSEEILKRITTGAAISIKGILAESQGKGQSVEIQVSEIEILGDCNPDEYPIQPKKHSFEFLRENAHLRVRTNTFGAIMRVRSKLSFAVHKYFQENGFNYVNTPIITGSDAEGAGEMFRVTNFEDNKAPVTEDGKIDFSKDFFGKETNLTVSGQLEAETFAMALGKAYTFGPTFRAENSNTTRHLAEFWMIEPEVAFMDLDGNMDLSEDFIKSVLSYALEHCKDDLAFLDQRLTQEEKSKPQAERSDMSLLEKLKFVIDNNFKRVSYTEAIDILRNSKPNKKKKFQYPINEWGVDLQSEHERFLVEKHFKCPVILFDYPADIKAFYMRLNDDGKTVRAMDVLFPGIGEIVGGSQREERYDVLLEKIKAMGIDEKEVWWYLDLRKFGTAVHSGFGLGFERLVQFTTGMGNIRDVIPFPRTPQNAEF
- the rpsB gene encoding 30S ribosomal protein S2, which codes for MANVNIKELLDNGVHFGHLTRKWNPNMAPYIYTERNGVHIIDLYKTAAKIEESSEALQKIANSGRKILFVATKKQAKDIVAEKAKAVNMPFITERWPGGMLTNFVTIRKAVKKMALIDRMKQDGSFDALSKREKLQINRQREKLEKNLGSISDMTRLPGALFIVDIKKEHIAVAEAQKLNIPIFAMVDTNSDPRLVDYVIPANDDASKSIDKVLSFVTNAIAEGLSDRKADKEKVKETKEVATPKVKEAKAEETKEVAAPKVEEAKAEETKEAAPKVEATETPAKETK
- a CDS encoding RND family transporter — translated: MNFWTKVAGIILRNRYLVLLIIAIITGFLASQMKYMKFSYTEANLLPEDHEANLEYNKFLEIFGEEGNLVILGVKDSTVFTPKKFNAWNNLVKKFEELDEIDFTLSIADVQKLKADRKNRKFVLEPLYEGDPTTSEEVLEIKKQLFEKLPFYDNLLYNKETGTLQTAIYIKKEIINTPKRRDFIFDVLKPTIKQFEKDTNLDVRVSGMPYIRTLNAQNIQDEIILFVGGALGITAVIFFFFFRSFRATFITLLVVLIGVVWAFGFIGLFRYEITVLSALIPPLIIVIGVPNAVFLINKYQQEVKKHGNQAKSLQRVISKIGNATLMTNITTASGFATFVFVKSSLLREFGILASVNIISIFILALLIIPIIYSFMPLPKKKHLNHLERKWIENVVNWMESMVKKQRITIYFATVLFIILGIIGVYQIRVSGSLIEDMPKGLEFYKDIKFFEKEFGGIMPLEILIDTKKDKGVMKLSTLKKMDKINEVIENFPELSKPISVVNLVKYSKQAYYKGNPKYYQLPTSQEQSYIFSYTKNSDSNAGMLKSFVDSTGRYARITTFMKDIGTEKMDVIQERLKTVINKEFPSENYTVSVTGKALVFIKGTNYLIKNLVISLSLAILLIAIFMAWMFRSPQMILISLIPNMLPLLITAGLMGFLDIPIKPSTILVFSIAFGISVDDTIHFLAKYRQELIANKWRIKPSVYSALRETGVSMFYTSIVLFFGFLVFTLSSFGGTIALGGLVSVTLLLAMVSNLLLLPSLLLTFEKKIANKKVFKEPAMKIFPPKEEKNKEK
- the rplM gene encoding 50S ribosomal protein L13 yields the protein MNTLSYKTVSANSATVNKEWVLLDADGQTLGRLASKVAKLIRGKYKPNFTPHVDCGDNVVIINAEKIVLTGKKWTEKSYIRHTGYPGGQRSLTATEMFEKDPTRLIEKAVKGMLPKNILGAALFRNLYVYAGGEHKQGGQEPKAINFNDLK
- the frr gene encoding ribosome recycling factor — encoded protein: MNEETEFILDTAKEAMNNAIEHLTKELRAIRAGKASPSMLINVMVNYYGAQTPLSQIANVSTPDPRTISIQPWEKNMLQEIEKAIQLANLGFNPMNNGDIIMINVPPLTEERRRDLAKQAKAEAEHAKVGIRNARKDANNDIKKADISDDMKKIAEDDVQKLTDAHVKDIEAKFSLKEVDIMKV
- the pyrH gene encoding UMP kinase, whose protein sequence is MQYKRILLKLSGEALMGERQYGIDPKRLSEYAKEIKQVVEKGIEVAIVIGGGNIFRGVAGAANGMDRVQGDHMGMLATCINGLALQSALEAEDVKTRLQTALEIKEVAEPYIKRKAIRHLEKGRVVIFGAGTGNPYFTTDTAAVLRAIEISADAILKGTRVDGVYSSDPEKNKDAVKFDTITFKEVIQKGLKVMDMTAFTLSEENNLPIIVFDMNTNGNLMKLISGENIGTIVNNK
- the tsf gene encoding translation elongation factor Ts, which gives rise to MVKVSAADVKKLREATGAGMMDCKKALVEAEGNFDKAIDVLRKKGQKIAAKRADRESTEGVAVTRINDSKTAGVAIVLACETDFVGKNESFVALGGEFADIALNYSDKESFLTADFGGMTVAEKLIEQTGVIGEKLDITAFEKVEAAYVGAYTHIGKIAALVGLSATVDNAEELAKDVAMQVASMGATTLSYKDFDAAFVAAETEARIAVIEKDNIELGRLGKTLKNVPQYISMSQLSEEVLAKAEEVAKAELAAEGKPEKIWDRILPGKMERFISDNTTLDMEQCLLDQAFIKDDKKNVAQYVKTFGDVEVSIFKRVTLG
- the rpsI gene encoding 30S ribosomal protein S9, with amino-acid sequence MDIVHKIGRRKTAVARIYLSEGKGNITVNKKDYKDYFPIATLQYKVQQPLMLTENLESYDIKVNVYGGGVTGQAEAIRLAITRALVSIDADHRIILKPEGLLTRDPRMVERKKFGQKKARKKFQFSKR
- the rpoN gene encoding RNA polymerase factor sigma-54, giving the protein MLKQGLQYKLLQKLSPQQIQLMKLIQLPTQAFEERLKQEIEENPALDTGKDESDSFDEDLSNEFDDEGTEKTDADDINIDEYLSDDDTPSYKTQANNYSADDEEKSMPYASGTTFHQSLKNQLNTFRLNDEERSIAEFLVGSIDDSGYIRREIIDLVDDLAFTANVFTTEEKVISILKDVVHTLDPVGVGARNLKECLINQLKSKESNKIRSLSIDVLESAFDHFVKKHYVKLQEKFNISEDELKEINKEISKLNPKPGSSYAGNNKIAEQIVPDFSIKIIDGELDLTLNSRNAPELHISREYNNMLKGYQESTIKSKSQKDAVFFIKQKLDSAKWFIDAIKQRQQTLFVTMNTIMHYQYDYFLTGDERKLKPMILKDIADKIQMDVSTVSRVANSKYVSTPYGTKLIKEFFSESMKNDQGEDVSTKEIKKILETVILEENKKKPLTDEKLANILKEKGYPIARRTVAKYREQLDLPVARLRKEI